Proteins encoded together in one Synechococcus sp. A15-62 window:
- a CDS encoding VOC family protein: MVQLLEDNMLQIISQLALTCRDQKVTEDWYVRNFGFRRARVATLPDGSQIIFIKMADSSFYLELFAADSENPLPDPINDGPTYPAFRHLAFKVDDVDKKLSQISPLDITLGPLDFDAFIPGWRTAWLKDPDGRIIEVSQGFVDEY; encoded by the coding sequence ATGGTTCAGTTGCTTGAGGATAATATGCTTCAAATTATTTCCCAATTAGCTCTCACTTGTAGAGACCAGAAAGTTACAGAGGATTGGTACGTCAGAAATTTTGGTTTTCGTCGTGCTCGCGTCGCTACATTACCTGATGGTTCTCAAATTATATTTATCAAAATGGCTGATTCAAGTTTTTATCTAGAATTATTCGCCGCAGATAGCGAGAATCCGTTGCCTGATCCCATCAATGATGGTCCAACATATCCGGCATTTAGGCATTTAGCTTTTAAGGTTGATGACGTTGACAAAAAACTCTCACAGATTAGTCCTTTGGACATCACACTTGGACCACTAGACTTCGATGCCTTTATCCCAGGGTGGAGAACAGCTTGGTTGAAAGACCCTGATGGTCGAATTATTGAAGTTAGTCAAGGCTTCGTGGATGAATATTGA
- a CDS encoding nuclear transport factor 2 family protein, whose amino-acid sequence MSAFPVFNDVKLDSNNQQTQASYYKSAATGDFEGTLDTLADDVFFEISGDRSTLPFAGRWEGKENVKTLFSTFGSAFRLLNLTETDIVESASVSYSFNDESFFVYQTGIYYRVPVLHIMSFNSDNKISSLVNIHDTSSAYQAFTSSPSSLIPISPKIAPPSDSSVLDDAYLEDISTSLVKAIFSGETASSLFAENLTFYIPGLQDRDKIAGVWTLDELKLVYPDRIKKLNKFSSSSSIHSITKSENRIAIHGSGGFSSQNPWVILASVDSNKLCSQSSLYFDFQFSL is encoded by the coding sequence ATGTCTGCTTTTCCTGTGTTTAATGATGTCAAGCTTGATTCCAATAATCAGCAAACTCAAGCTTCATACTACAAATCAGCTGCCACGGGTGATTTTGAGGGTACTTTAGATACTCTTGCTGATGATGTGTTTTTTGAGATTTCAGGTGATCGTTCTACCCTTCCTTTTGCTGGTAGGTGGGAGGGTAAAGAAAATGTCAAAACATTATTTTCTACTTTTGGTTCCGCGTTTAGGCTCTTAAATCTTACCGAAACTGACATTGTTGAATCTGCTTCGGTTTCTTATTCTTTCAATGATGAGTCTTTTTTTGTTTATCAAACTGGCATCTATTACCGTGTTCCTGTACTTCATATCATGTCTTTCAACTCAGATAACAAAATATCTTCGTTAGTTAATATCCATGATACAAGTTCAGCTTATCAAGCCTTTACATCTTCACCTTCATCTCTTATCCCAATATCCCCAAAAATTGCTCCACCATCTGACTCATCTGTCCTGGATGATGCGTATTTGGAGGATATTTCTACTTCTTTGGTTAAGGCCATTTTTTCCGGTGAGACCGCTTCTTCTCTCTTTGCTGAGAATCTCACTTTTTATATTCCTGGTTTGCAAGATAGGGACAAGATCGCTGGTGTCTGGACTCTTGATGAACTTAAATTAGTTTACCCAGATCGCATTAAAAAGTTAAACAAGTTTAGTTCAAGTTCTTCAATTCACTCTATTACTAAGTCTGAAAATCGTATTGCTATTCATGGTTCTGGGGGCTTCTCCAGTCAAAATCCCTGGGTAATTTTGGCTTCTGTCGATTCTAATAAATTGTGCAGTCAGTCTTCTTTATATTTTGATTTTCAGTTTTCACTTTGA
- a CDS encoding MBL fold metallo-hydrolase — protein sequence MSVSTQRFVDPFLVIHRFESPHIDGGEGVNSYIIETSNCLIILDLPLLDSVAKNIREYADQLQKPIKKVFITHAHPDHWFGLYRFKDFESFSTPKTIDEIKNLGSQYLDFKRSSLGGDDADLPPEVIVPNNSVETFDETIDGVRFSWKLISNVEFLEGLYLIFDQHKIFMAGDLVYNGVHHYVGQRDESGSLCVTNWIDFLSSLEASSFNYVYAGHGPNAGFELIGFSVDYLKCVRDIITDPKKSRVDYRDFVNTRFPDHKVSEMIDISDFFVYGPPDSNS from the coding sequence ATGTCTGTTTCAACACAACGTTTCGTTGATCCTTTTCTTGTTATTCACCGATTTGAATCTCCTCATATTGATGGTGGTGAGGGCGTTAATAGCTATATTATCGAAACAAGTAATTGTTTAATTATTCTTGATTTACCTCTCCTTGATTCTGTTGCTAAAAATATAAGGGAATATGCTGATCAACTCCAGAAGCCTATCAAAAAAGTATTTATTACTCATGCTCATCCGGATCATTGGTTTGGTCTTTATCGATTTAAAGATTTTGAAAGCTTTTCTACCCCGAAGACTATTGATGAAATAAAAAATTTAGGATCCCAATACCTTGATTTTAAAAGATCTTCTCTTGGTGGCGATGATGCTGACTTGCCTCCTGAAGTGATTGTGCCGAATAACTCTGTTGAGACTTTTGATGAAACTATTGATGGAGTTAGGTTTTCGTGGAAACTTATTTCTAATGTTGAATTCCTCGAAGGTCTCTATTTGATTTTTGATCAACATAAAATATTTATGGCTGGTGATTTAGTCTATAATGGAGTACACCACTATGTCGGACAACGTGACGAATCGGGTTCTCTATGTGTCACCAACTGGATAGATTTTCTATCATCACTTGAAGCTTCCTCTTTTAACTATGTTTACGCTGGACACGGTCCTAATGCTGGGTTTGAGCTAATAGGATTCTCTGTTGATTACCTTAAATGTGTTCGAGATATTATTACTGACCCGAAAAAATCACGTGTGGATTATCGAGATTTTGTCAACACACGATTTCCCGATCATAAAGTTTCTGAAATGATAGACATATCTGACTTTTTTGTTTATGGTCCTCCCGACTCAAATTCCTGA
- a CDS encoding iron uptake porin, producing MAEDRTLDISPSISSYVQQDQISSVSQFSDVLPSDWAYQALSNLVEQYGCVAGYPNGIFRSSRAITRYEAAALLNACLDRVSELTDELRRLLKEFEVELSTLKGRVDGLEARVGELEATQFSTTTKLSGTAAFLFGGTKYLGSGAHNVSSGKRNSQLPNYGAGPTDGLHFVYDLRLDLNTSFTGKDLLKTRLEAGNMNSSSFGLGTATPLSYYSWIAPLGGNDNEVSISRLWYNFPLGDSFRFTIGPRVRQDELLATWPVRYPSEIPLFGIPWYAGNPGVYNLNTGPGAGITYNAKLNDTKFSAAAIYVAGSGQSSSPTTGGLGTESSKATSTFQASFFDDEWNFTLAYNYTQAGVYPGMGTPYFTQNLNNPMHSWAVSGFYDFNINNKYLPTFNLGAGMNHFEDDDYGRLSSASWYSAFMWKDLISDGQDFGISFGQPTFVTDVKNGTPRDGGFFVETYYRFSVTDNISVTPTLLWLSRPYGEQTKAITGKDTFRTLAFMLKTNFYF from the coding sequence ATGGCAGAGGATCGAACCTTAGATATTTCTCCCTCTATAAGTTCTTACGTCCAGCAAGATCAAATTTCCTCAGTATCACAATTCTCTGATGTATTGCCTTCCGACTGGGCATATCAGGCATTGTCCAATTTGGTTGAACAGTATGGATGTGTTGCTGGCTACCCCAATGGAATATTTCGTTCTTCTCGTGCAATTACTCGCTACGAGGCGGCGGCCCTCTTGAATGCTTGTCTCGATAGAGTTTCTGAATTAACAGATGAATTGCGTCGTCTTCTGAAGGAATTTGAAGTAGAGTTATCTACCTTGAAGGGTCGTGTTGATGGTTTAGAGGCTCGAGTTGGTGAGCTTGAAGCTACCCAATTTTCAACAACTACTAAACTTTCCGGTACAGCTGCATTTTTATTTGGAGGAACAAAATACCTTGGTTCTGGTGCTCATAATGTAAGTTCAGGAAAGAGAAATTCTCAGCTTCCTAATTATGGTGCTGGGCCGACAGATGGTTTACATTTTGTTTACGATCTTCGTCTCGACTTGAATACAAGTTTTACAGGCAAGGATCTTTTGAAAACACGTCTTGAAGCTGGAAATATGAATAGCAGCAGTTTTGGATTGGGTACAGCTACTCCTTTGTCCTATTATTCATGGATTGCGCCCTTAGGCGGAAATGATAATGAAGTCTCTATTTCTCGGTTGTGGTACAACTTTCCTTTAGGTGACTCTTTCCGTTTTACCATTGGTCCTCGTGTCCGCCAGGATGAACTTCTTGCAACATGGCCTGTTCGTTATCCTTCAGAAATACCTCTTTTCGGTATACCTTGGTATGCTGGGAATCCTGGAGTCTATAATTTAAATACCGGTCCGGGTGCTGGTATTACTTATAATGCCAAATTAAATGATACAAAGTTTAGTGCCGCAGCTATCTATGTTGCAGGTTCTGGTCAATCTAGTTCTCCTACCACCGGTGGTTTGGGCACTGAATCTTCGAAGGCCACATCTACTTTTCAGGCATCTTTCTTCGATGATGAGTGGAACTTTACCCTTGCGTATAACTATACTCAGGCTGGGGTATATCCAGGAATGGGTACTCCCTATTTTACGCAGAACCTAAATAATCCAATGCACTCCTGGGCCGTTTCTGGTTTCTATGATTTCAATATTAATAATAAATATCTTCCAACATTCAATCTTGGTGCTGGTATGAACCATTTTGAAGATGATGATTATGGTCGCCTATCATCAGCTTCATGGTACTCAGCTTTCATGTGGAAAGATTTGATTTCTGATGGTCAAGATTTTGGTATATCTTTTGGTCAGCCCACTTTTGTGACTGACGTCAAGAATGGTACGCCCCGCGATGGTGGCTTTTTTGTCGAGACATATTATCGTTTTTCTGTAACCGACAATATCTCCGTTACACCTACGCTTCTTTGGCTTTCTAGGCCTTATGGTGAGCAAACTAAAGCAATTACTGGCAAGGATACCTTCCGAACTCTCGCTTTTATGCTCAAGACAAACTTCTATTTTTGA
- a CDS encoding glycosyltransferase codes for MPPSSDHLPQRIALVHEWFSPRSVGGAEQVVQEVDALLQRLGCEPQLAALIDAESRRSGSWLHGRSVFTSPIQNLPWGSSHVQQYLPLLPFAIEQIDLGSFELVISSSHLVAKGVLTSPEQLHVSYVHTPVRYAWDQMHAYLQRSSLARRGLGPLIRWQLHALRQWDQLSAKRVDHLIANSRFTARRIRKYWGREASVIHPPVEVERFRWNADRDDVYLCLCRLVPYKRVNLVVEAFNRLGLPLLVVGDGPERARLEALAGPTVTLLGRQSQQQVEELMARCRAFVYAGLEDFGIAPVEAMASGAPVIGLGRGGLLDTVRCAAAGIPEPTGVLFPEQTVQSLVEAVEWFEQDRLWRSLDAEAIRAWAERFRPEAFATRFESALRTAWSAHQRGCAVAASDPAEMPGLRW; via the coding sequence ATGCCGCCGTCTTCGGACCACTTACCGCAACGCATCGCTCTTGTTCATGAATGGTTTTCGCCCCGCTCAGTCGGCGGAGCTGAACAGGTTGTTCAAGAGGTTGATGCTCTTCTTCAGCGTCTTGGTTGTGAGCCTCAGCTCGCCGCTCTGATCGATGCTGAATCCCGGCGGTCAGGTAGTTGGTTGCATGGCCGATCCGTTTTCACCAGTCCGATTCAGAACCTCCCATGGGGAAGCAGCCACGTTCAGCAGTATCTGCCGCTGTTGCCCTTTGCAATTGAACAGATCGATCTCGGTTCATTTGAGTTGGTGATCAGCAGCAGTCATCTTGTGGCCAAGGGTGTGCTCACTTCTCCAGAGCAATTGCATGTCAGCTACGTGCACACCCCCGTGCGTTACGCCTGGGACCAGATGCACGCTTATTTGCAGCGTTCTTCGCTGGCTCGGCGTGGTCTGGGCCCTTTGATTCGCTGGCAGTTGCATGCTTTGCGGCAATGGGACCAACTCAGTGCAAAGCGGGTGGATCATCTCATTGCCAACTCCCGTTTCACGGCGCGTCGAATCCGCAAGTACTGGGGGCGCGAGGCCAGCGTGATCCATCCCCCCGTGGAGGTGGAACGCTTTCGCTGGAACGCTGATCGAGACGACGTCTACCTCTGCCTGTGCCGTTTGGTTCCTTACAAGCGGGTGAATCTGGTGGTGGAAGCCTTCAACCGCTTGGGTCTACCTCTTCTTGTGGTTGGGGATGGTCCAGAGCGGGCGCGATTGGAGGCTTTGGCAGGTCCAACGGTCACCTTGCTCGGCCGTCAGTCCCAGCAGCAGGTGGAAGAGCTCATGGCCCGTTGTCGGGCCTTTGTGTATGCCGGTCTTGAAGACTTCGGCATCGCTCCGGTGGAAGCGATGGCGTCCGGAGCGCCGGTGATCGGTTTGGGCCGGGGTGGTCTGTTGGACACGGTTCGTTGTGCAGCTGCCGGGATTCCTGAGCCCACTGGGGTGTTGTTTCCGGAACAAACCGTGCAGTCGTTGGTTGAGGCCGTGGAGTGGTTTGAGCAAGATCGACTTTGGCGCTCTCTGGATGCGGAAGCCATTCGTGCCTGGGCTGAGCGCTTTCGGCCGGAAGCCTTCGCGACGCGCTTTGAATCCGCTCTGCGAACAGCCTGGAGCGCCCATCAACGGGGCTGTGCCGTTGCAGCGAGTGACCCTGCGGAGATGCCAGGGCTCCGCTGGTGA
- a CDS encoding sugar transferase has protein sequence MTSASRPSLIQTAGRAPRRGKYKPHLALISAPPSVLSTGTLIRHQNRWGRVFKRTGDILFSLAVLSIGSPVLLLLAGLVKLSSPGPVFYVQRRVGRSYQRFGCIKFRTMRADADAVLARVLEADSSLRAEFERDFKLKRDPRITPFGRFLRRSSLDELPQFLNVLRGEMSVVGPRPIVDKELVRYGPYMDEVASVRPGLTGLWQVSGRNNLSYKKRVKLDLAYARGRSFGLDFAIILRTFGVLLLPMDRGAY, from the coding sequence TTGACCTCGGCCTCCCGGCCTTCCTTGATTCAGACCGCAGGGCGTGCGCCTCGCCGCGGCAAGTACAAGCCTCATCTTGCCCTGATCTCAGCGCCGCCCTCGGTTCTCTCGACCGGCACGCTGATCCGCCATCAGAACCGTTGGGGCCGCGTCTTCAAGCGCACCGGCGACATTTTGTTTTCTCTGGCCGTACTCAGCATCGGTTCACCGGTGTTGCTGCTTTTGGCGGGTTTGGTGAAGCTCAGTTCGCCAGGGCCTGTGTTTTACGTCCAGCGACGGGTGGGCCGGAGCTACCAGCGTTTTGGCTGCATCAAGTTCCGCACCATGCGGGCGGATGCGGATGCCGTTCTTGCGCGTGTTCTGGAGGCAGATTCCTCGTTGCGCGCTGAGTTCGAGCGTGACTTCAAGCTGAAGCGTGATCCAAGGATCACCCCCTTCGGTCGTTTCCTTCGCCGTTCCAGCCTCGATGAGCTGCCGCAGTTCCTGAACGTTTTGCGTGGGGAAATGAGCGTTGTGGGGCCGCGCCCGATTGTTGATAAGGAGCTTGTTCGTTATGGCCCCTACATGGACGAAGTTGCCTCAGTTCGTCCTGGGTTGACCGGGCTCTGGCAGGTGAGTGGCAGGAACAACTTGAGCTACAAGAAGCGCGTCAAGCTAGACCTGGCCTACGCCCGCGGTCGTTCCTTCGGCCTCGACTTCGCGATCATCCTGCGCACCTTTGGTGTGTTGCTTTTGCCGATGGATCGCGGTGCTTACTGA
- the cbiB gene encoding adenosylcobinamide-phosphate synthase CbiB, whose amino-acid sequence MSSEAVGGLLVLGAALLDQLIGDPRRLLHPVVVMGWSIKQLRHWAEPWAGDHPIKLRIGGGLISLILVLGSVLTGWCLERLLWLPSPWGWLSIPVLTLSLASALAARSLRDSVLAVLNALPSAAEVDLEPARRNLSWIVGRDVQNLNREGLLRAAAETASENAVDGVFAPLFWMGIGALLWMVMPTGPGPLALAWGFKASSTLDSMLGYRSGRLRWLGTAGARLDDLLTWLPCRLVMLTLPLVCPPWRHWAQRVRAAERDGSADPSPNAGRSEAIYAHCIGIQLGGENRYGERLVQKPLLGAGQANPNVTLVKSVLKASSRLEVVWLSALVIIQWAISR is encoded by the coding sequence ATGAGCTCAGAAGCGGTGGGAGGCCTGCTGGTGCTTGGGGCAGCACTGCTGGATCAGCTGATCGGTGACCCGCGCCGGTTGCTCCACCCCGTGGTGGTGATGGGGTGGAGCATTAAGCAGTTGCGCCATTGGGCCGAACCATGGGCGGGGGACCATCCGATCAAGCTGCGGATCGGGGGAGGCTTGATCAGCCTGATCCTGGTGCTTGGCAGCGTCCTGACGGGCTGGTGTCTGGAGCGGCTGCTGTGGCTTCCCTCCCCATGGGGATGGCTCAGTATTCCGGTACTGACCCTGAGCCTTGCCAGCGCCCTGGCGGCTCGAAGCCTCAGAGACAGCGTGCTCGCGGTGCTGAATGCGCTGCCATCAGCGGCGGAGGTGGATCTCGAGCCAGCCCGCCGGAACTTGAGCTGGATCGTCGGACGAGACGTTCAAAACTTGAATCGAGAGGGACTGCTAAGGGCAGCAGCCGAAACAGCCTCAGAAAATGCTGTGGATGGTGTGTTCGCACCGCTGTTCTGGATGGGGATCGGTGCGCTGCTTTGGATGGTCATGCCCACTGGGCCTGGTCCGCTGGCGCTGGCCTGGGGCTTCAAGGCCAGCAGCACGCTGGATTCCATGCTCGGGTACCGCAGCGGTCGGCTGCGCTGGTTGGGGACAGCGGGCGCACGCCTCGATGATCTGCTCACCTGGCTGCCCTGCCGTCTGGTCATGCTGACGCTGCCTCTGGTCTGCCCTCCCTGGAGGCACTGGGCACAACGGGTGCGAGCTGCAGAACGGGATGGATCTGCAGATCCATCACCCAATGCAGGACGTTCAGAAGCGATCTACGCCCACTGCATCGGAATCCAACTCGGCGGAGAAAACCGTTACGGAGAGCGCCTGGTTCAGAAACCGCTGCTGGGGGCAGGCCAAGCCAACCCCAACGTGACCCTCGTCAAAAGTGTTCTGAAGGCATCCAGCCGGCTAGAGGTTGTTTGGCTCAGTGCTCTTGTGATCATCCAATGGGCGATCAGCCGCTGA
- the ilvC gene encoding ketol-acid reductoisomerase, which produces MAQLFYDSDADLGLLNGKTVAIIGYGSQGHAHALNLKDSGVNVVVGLYDGSRSAEKAKADGLEVLSVADASAKADWIMVLLPDEFQKEVYEKEIAPHLSAGKVLSFAHGFNIRFELIKPPADVDVVMIAPKGPGHTVRWEYQNGQGVPALFAIEQDASGNARGMAMAYAKGIGGTRAGILETNFKEETETDLFGEQAVLCGGLSELVKAGFETLVEAGYQPELAYFECLHEVKLIVDLMVKGGLTSMRDSISNTAEYGDYVSGPRLITADTKAEMKRVLADIQDGTFARNFVAECEAGKPEMKKVRDRDSQHPIEKVGKGLRSMFSWLKDA; this is translated from the coding sequence ATGGCCCAGCTCTTTTACGACTCCGACGCCGATCTCGGTCTGCTGAACGGCAAGACCGTGGCCATCATTGGTTATGGCTCCCAGGGTCATGCCCACGCTCTGAACCTGAAGGATTCGGGCGTGAACGTGGTGGTGGGCCTCTATGACGGCAGCCGCTCCGCCGAGAAAGCCAAGGCAGACGGTCTTGAAGTGCTGAGCGTGGCTGATGCCTCAGCCAAGGCTGACTGGATCATGGTCTTGCTGCCGGACGAATTCCAGAAGGAGGTCTACGAGAAGGAAATCGCACCTCACCTCAGTGCAGGCAAGGTGCTTAGCTTTGCTCACGGCTTCAACATCCGTTTCGAGCTGATCAAGCCTCCCGCCGATGTGGATGTGGTGATGATCGCCCCCAAGGGCCCTGGCCACACCGTGCGTTGGGAGTACCAGAACGGCCAGGGCGTGCCCGCCTTGTTCGCCATCGAACAGGACGCCTCCGGCAACGCCCGCGGCATGGCCATGGCCTACGCCAAGGGAATCGGCGGCACCCGTGCCGGCATCTTGGAGACCAACTTCAAGGAAGAGACCGAAACCGATCTGTTCGGGGAACAGGCTGTGCTGTGTGGCGGTCTGTCCGAACTGGTAAAGGCTGGTTTCGAGACCCTGGTGGAAGCGGGCTATCAGCCCGAACTGGCTTACTTCGAGTGCCTGCACGAAGTGAAGCTGATTGTGGATCTGATGGTGAAGGGAGGACTGACCTCCATGCGCGATTCGATCTCCAACACCGCTGAGTACGGCGATTACGTCAGCGGCCCCCGTCTGATCACCGCCGACACCAAGGCCGAGATGAAGCGCGTTCTGGCAGACATCCAGGACGGCACCTTCGCTAGGAACTTCGTGGCCGAATGCGAAGCCGGCAAGCCTGAAATGAAGAAGGTGCGCGACCGTGATTCCCAGCACCCGATCGAGAAGGTGGGCAAAGGCCTGCGCTCGATGTTCAGCTGGCTGAAGGACGCCTGA
- a CDS encoding ATP-dependent Clp protease proteolytic subunit, with protein sequence MPIGTPSVPYRLPGSQMERWVDIYTRLGVERILFLGSEVNDGIANSLVAQMLYLDSEDSSKPIYLYINSPGGSVTAGLAIYDTIQYVKSEVVTICVGLAASMGAFLLAAGTKGKRVALPHSRIMIHQPLGGTSRRQASDIEIEAREILRMKEMLNRSLSDMSGQSFEKIEKDTDRDYFLSAEEAKEYGLIDRVISHPNEA encoded by the coding sequence ATGCCGATCGGTACCCCCAGCGTTCCCTACCGCCTGCCCGGCAGCCAGATGGAGCGCTGGGTCGACATCTACACCCGTCTCGGGGTGGAGCGCATCCTCTTCCTCGGCTCTGAAGTGAATGACGGCATCGCCAACAGCCTGGTGGCCCAGATGCTCTATCTGGATTCGGAAGACAGCAGCAAGCCGATCTACCTGTATATCAACTCCCCGGGGGGCTCCGTCACGGCCGGCCTGGCGATCTACGACACCATCCAGTACGTCAAGAGCGAGGTGGTGACCATCTGCGTTGGCCTTGCGGCATCCATGGGCGCATTTCTTCTTGCCGCTGGCACCAAGGGCAAGCGGGTTGCCCTGCCCCACAGCCGGATCATGATCCACCAGCCCCTTGGTGGCACCAGCCGTCGCCAGGCCAGTGACATCGAAATCGAGGCACGGGAGATCCTGCGGATGAAGGAGATGCTCAACCGCTCCCTATCCGACATGAGTGGCCAGAGCTTCGAGAAGATCGAGAAGGACACCGACCGGGACTACTTCCTCAGTGCCGAAGAAGCCAAGGAATACGGCCTGATCGACCGCGTCATCTCCCATCCGAACGAGGCCTGA
- a CDS encoding ATP-dependent Clp protease proteolytic subunit, translating into MTTSAPYYGDSAVMRTPPPDLPSLLLKERIVYLGLPLFSDDDAKRQMGIDVTELIIAQLLYLEFDNPEKPIYFYINSTGTSWYSGEAIGFETEAFAICDTLRYVKPPVHTICIGQAMGTAAVILSAGTKGQRAALPNSSIVLHQPRSGARGQATDIQIRAKEVLHNKQAMLEILSTNTGRSVEELSKDSDRMSYLTPQQAVEYGLIDRVLSSRKDLPGNPPV; encoded by the coding sequence ATGACAACTTCGGCCCCGTACTACGGCGACAGCGCCGTGATGCGCACACCACCTCCTGACCTTCCCTCACTCCTGCTGAAGGAGCGAATCGTTTATTTGGGCTTGCCCCTGTTCTCTGACGACGACGCCAAGCGTCAGATGGGCATCGACGTAACTGAGCTGATCATTGCTCAGCTGCTTTATCTGGAATTCGACAACCCAGAGAAGCCGATTTACTTCTACATCAACTCCACTGGAACCAGCTGGTACTCAGGTGAAGCGATCGGCTTCGAGACCGAAGCCTTCGCCATCTGCGACACCCTTCGCTATGTGAAGCCTCCGGTGCACACCATCTGCATCGGCCAGGCAATGGGTACAGCCGCGGTGATCCTCTCGGCAGGTACGAAAGGTCAACGGGCCGCTCTCCCGAACTCTTCCATCGTCCTGCACCAGCCGCGCAGCGGTGCCCGCGGCCAGGCGACGGACATCCAAATCCGTGCCAAAGAAGTGCTGCACAACAAGCAGGCGATGCTTGAAATTCTCTCCACCAACACAGGTCGTTCTGTGGAGGAACTGAGCAAGGACTCCGACCGAATGAGCTACCTGACCCCGCAACAAGCCGTTGAGTACGGACTCATCGACCGCGTGCTCAGCAGCCGCAAGGATCTGCCTGGCAATCCCCCCGTCTGA
- a CDS encoding PIN/TRAM domain-containing protein, with translation MVDPLILLLFVVSGAAAGWMGIHLLPDGLVSATTNAEQLRLQLSGASGGIGLIAGLVFKRLRVRLMQQVRTMPTDLLVSRAVGLILGLLVANLLLLPVLLLPFSGGIVLLKPLLAVVSNVFFGILGSNLAEVHGRTLLRLFNPASTEALLVADGVLTPATAKILDTSVIIDGRIRGMLACGLLEGQVIVAESVIDEMQQLSDSTNIEKRAKGRRGLKLLKDLRETYGRRLVINSTRYDGKGTDDRLLQLASDTGGTLVTADFNLAQVAQVKDLKVMNLSELVIALRPEVQPGDELKLKIVREGKEDSQGVGYLDDGTMVVVNEAKSLIGQRKPVVVTGALQTPTGRMVFARLDENDASTDTKPSSKSKSQGKPAKTSNRKPADPG, from the coding sequence ATGGTGGATCCGCTCATCCTGCTTCTGTTTGTGGTTTCCGGTGCAGCTGCTGGCTGGATGGGGATTCACTTGCTGCCCGACGGGCTGGTTAGTGCAACCACCAATGCTGAACAGCTGCGTCTCCAGCTCAGCGGAGCTAGCGGTGGCATTGGCTTAATCGCAGGCCTGGTGTTCAAAAGGCTGCGGGTGCGCCTGATGCAACAGGTGCGCACCATGCCAACCGATCTGCTGGTGAGCCGGGCTGTCGGACTGATCCTGGGGCTGCTGGTGGCCAACCTGCTGCTGCTGCCTGTTCTGCTGCTTCCGTTTTCCGGGGGAATTGTTCTGCTCAAACCCCTTCTGGCGGTGGTGAGCAACGTCTTTTTCGGAATTCTGGGAAGCAACCTGGCGGAAGTTCACGGCCGCACGCTGCTGCGCCTGTTCAATCCCGCCAGCACGGAGGCGCTGCTGGTGGCTGATGGGGTGCTGACCCCCGCCACGGCCAAGATCCTGGACACCAGCGTGATCATCGATGGCCGGATCCGCGGAATGCTCGCCTGCGGATTGCTGGAAGGGCAGGTGATCGTTGCCGAATCGGTGATCGATGAGATGCAACAGCTGTCGGATTCCACCAACATCGAAAAGCGAGCCAAGGGCCGACGTGGCCTGAAGCTTCTGAAAGATCTGCGGGAAACCTACGGGCGGCGGTTGGTGATCAACAGCACCCGATACGACGGCAAGGGAACGGACGACCGACTGCTGCAGTTGGCCTCTGACACCGGCGGCACGCTGGTGACCGCAGACTTCAACCTGGCGCAGGTGGCCCAGGTCAAAGACCTGAAGGTGATGAACCTGAGTGAGCTGGTGATCGCGTTGCGGCCTGAAGTGCAACCCGGAGACGAGCTCAAACTCAAAATCGTGCGTGAGGGCAAGGAGGACAGCCAGGGGGTCGGCTACCTCGATGACGGAACGATGGTTGTGGTCAACGAGGCGAAATCGCTGATCGGCCAACGCAAGCCAGTGGTGGTGACCGGTGCCCTGCAAACCCCAACCGGCCGCATGGTGTTCGCACGCTTGGACGAGAACGATGCATCAACCGACACCAAGCCTTCATCCAAATCGAAAAGTCAGGGAAAACCGGCCAAAACCAGCAACCGCAAGCCCGCTGACCCCGGCTAG